Proteins from a single region of Bacteroidota bacterium:
- a CDS encoding FG-GAP repeat protein — translation MNKLLINSLLLTCTTVLFTALVVPPVAPEFDWKVEGNDTDCEFGFWIDGGGDVNGDGYDDVIVGAPSYEHAFVGEGAVFIYYGSPEGLSIEPDWVLYGEHDSSGYGRCVSIKGDVNNDGYADVLIGSHEYSEFKVNEGKVYLYLGGPDGPSTTPFWTMRGNRKGAKLGEAVVIAGDLNDDGYDEICVGAHGWDDDEVLGDSGNKAGKFWIFNGAEDGINTTPFMSCVGIVEDANLGVSMDRAGDVNGDGYNDLHIGGYIFLIGDGMLCTFEGSATGPDGIPDFMVAGGAMDTSFFAINLSSAGDLNGDGFDDVVVGAPRFDALGVYQAGKLHVHYGSEGGLQPEIGWVANGTQYDERFAFNVNEAGDLNHDGYDDLLVGSKYYDNGDLMNAGKAELYLGGPKGPQRNPTWTFKGMDSADVVGTNLTNGGDINGDGYDDIIVSGDEYSNDQTREGAVYAFYGQPQQCDPPQHPAIYFITPNSVTIGWDWLYGAQKYKFYMKRLDGPGTEYRILTEDSVLIMGGLVPGAHYTAFVAAKCDGGWTGKSAILDFYTPTHKEGEMNEMQVFPSPTSDKINIALGQSTGPVQVRIFSLSGEMVISKKYQVDEPQTVVVVNEVKDLAAGNYFVLVESNSGKITRQFIKQ, via the coding sequence ATGAATAAACTACTAATTAATTCGCTGCTTTTAACCTGCACCACTGTGCTGTTTACCGCATTGGTGGTACCTCCTGTGGCGCCTGAGTTTGACTGGAAGGTAGAAGGGAACGACACCGACTGTGAATTTGGTTTCTGGATCGATGGCGGTGGCGATGTGAATGGTGATGGATATGATGATGTAATTGTAGGCGCTCCAAGTTATGAGCATGCATTTGTTGGCGAAGGCGCAGTATTTATTTATTACGGTTCTCCTGAAGGATTATCCATTGAACCGGATTGGGTGCTTTACGGTGAACATGACAGCAGTGGTTATGGTCGTTGTGTTTCAATTAAGGGGGATGTTAATAATGATGGTTATGCTGATGTATTGATTGGTTCACATGAATATTCTGAATTTAAAGTTAATGAAGGCAAGGTTTATCTATACTTAGGCGGACCTGACGGACCATCAACAACGCCATTTTGGACCATGCGTGGTAACCGAAAAGGTGCAAAGTTGGGTGAGGCTGTTGTAATTGCAGGCGATTTAAATGACGATGGATATGACGAAATTTGTGTTGGCGCGCACGGGTGGGATGATGATGAAGTGCTGGGTGACTCCGGTAATAAAGCCGGCAAATTCTGGATTTTTAATGGTGCTGAAGATGGCATAAATACTACTCCTTTTATGTCGTGCGTTGGTATTGTTGAAGACGCAAACCTTGGCGTATCAATGGATAGAGCAGGGGATGTGAACGGCGATGGTTATAACGACTTACATATTGGCGGATATATCTTTTTAATTGGAGATGGCATGTTGTGCACCTTCGAAGGCAGTGCAACCGGACCGGATGGTATTCCTGATTTTATGGTTGCCGGCGGCGCTATGGATACTTCCTTTTTTGCAATCAACTTATCCAGCGCAGGCGATTTAAATGGAGATGGTTTTGATGATGTGGTTGTTGGTGCTCCAAGATTTGATGCTTTAGGTGTTTATCAGGCAGGTAAATTACATGTACATTATGGCAGCGAAGGCGGATTGCAACCAGAAATCGGATGGGTGGCAAACGGCACTCAATACGATGAACGATTTGCATTTAACGTAAACGAAGCCGGCGATTTGAATCACGATGGTTACGACGATTTATTGGTTGGGTCTAAATATTACGATAATGGCGATTTAATGAACGCCGGTAAGGCTGAATTATATCTGGGTGGTCCAAAAGGGCCACAACGTAATCCTACATGGACTTTCAAAGGAATGGACAGCGCTGATGTAGTTGGCACAAATCTCACGAATGGTGGAGATATTAATGGCGATGGATATGATGATATCATTGTTTCCGGCGATGAATATTCCAATGACCAAACACGTGAAGGTGCAGTATATGCATTCTACGGTCAGCCGCAACAATGTGACCCGCCTCAGCATCCTGCAATTTATTTTATTACACCAAACTCTGTTACCATTGGTTGGGATTGGTTGTATGGTGCACAGAAATATAAATTTTACATGAAACGTTTAGACGGCCCCGGAACAGAGTATAGAATTCTAACAGAAGATTCTGTTTTAATTATGGGTGGTTTGGTACCCGGTGCACATTATACCGCATTTGTTGCTGCAAAATGTGATGGGGGTTGGACAGGCAAATCTGCAATTCTCGACTTTTATACCCCAACACATAAAGAAGGTGAAATGAACGAAATGCAGGTATTCCCTTCACCAACTTCCGATAAAATCAACATTGCCCTCGGCCAGTCGACAGGACC
- a CDS encoding TonB-dependent receptor, with translation MKKFIFCISILLSSTFSFTQITVSGNVLIEEVDKPISDALVYFKKANVSTFTDSAGYFSVVIPEFESPAVKHISFSEGLIRFVITKEYDAQGNEILINGNERKILIYLTPANHIFFPVRISANTIVSNAPVTYTTIMGKQLNENNFGEDMPFLLESTPSTVVTSDAGNGVGYTGLRIRGSDATRVNITVNGVPYNDAESQQTYWVDLPDFASSVDEIQIQRGVGTSTNGISSFGAAVNINTNVLSRKPFVKLGYHTGSFNLSKKMIQFGTGLINDHWQLEGRYSDVYSEGYVDRAYADLNSYFITAAYQTIKYKAIINVFSGNEITYQSWAGVPAEILDTNRTYNPYTYENQTDNYIQTHYQWHNIFNLNTSDVLRITFNYTKGKGYYEQYESEQLFSDYGVEDVIVGSDTITSTDLITQKWLDSDFGGVFMQYENQVDDNNTLNFGGAWYLHAGDHFGNVIWSEYASSLPHNYEWYQNDALKHDANVFGQWIYKTRKINVLTDLQLRDVNYRFLGYDDEGIPLEQTVNLLFFNPKAGITFLHSNSFETYVFAGVSGKEPNRDDYVESSSQSRPSPEHLYNTEIGERIQFKGWQFSLNYYMMYYKNQLVLTGEINDVGAYTRTNIPSSYRTGIEAAWAKMFFTDKLTWEANFTLSKNTIVEYTEYLDNWDTGEQTPITYNNSSIAFSPSTIVFNKLAYNILDITGVKYSNRITLSFTSKYVGKQYADNSNSEERKLDAYLLHDAGLRYVFTRKQGSSLAFNFNLQNVTNQLYESNAWVYRYIYEDTPSQLMGFYPQAGINWNAGLTLSF, from the coding sequence ATGAAAAAATTTATTTTTTGTATATCTATACTGCTCTCAAGCACATTTTCTTTTACCCAAATTACAGTAAGTGGTAACGTTTTAATTGAAGAAGTTGATAAACCCATTTCCGATGCGCTTGTATATTTTAAAAAAGCAAATGTTTCAACTTTTACTGATTCAGCAGGGTATTTTTCAGTTGTAATTCCCGAATTTGAAAGTCCGGCTGTTAAGCATATTTCTTTTTCGGAAGGATTAATAAGATTTGTGATAACCAAAGAGTACGATGCACAAGGAAATGAAATTCTAATAAATGGTAATGAACGAAAAATATTAATTTATTTAACACCTGCAAATCATATTTTTTTCCCGGTTCGAATAAGTGCAAATACAATAGTATCAAATGCACCTGTTACTTATACTACTATAATGGGTAAACAATTAAATGAAAATAATTTTGGGGAGGATATGCCTTTTCTGCTGGAGTCAACACCTTCAACAGTTGTTACCTCCGATGCGGGCAATGGCGTGGGTTATACGGGTTTGCGTATACGCGGAAGTGATGCCACAAGAGTGAATATTACAGTAAATGGTGTTCCATATAATGATGCAGAATCACAACAAACCTATTGGGTCGATTTACCCGATTTTGCGTCGAGTGTTGATGAAATACAGATTCAACGCGGTGTTGGAACTTCAACAAATGGTATCAGCTCTTTTGGTGCTGCAGTAAATATTAATACCAATGTTTTAAGTCGCAAACCTTTCGTTAAATTAGGATATCATACCGGCTCATTTAACCTTTCAAAAAAAATGATTCAATTTGGAACAGGATTAATTAATGATCACTGGCAACTGGAAGGCCGTTATTCGGATGTTTATTCTGAGGGATATGTTGACCGTGCTTACGCTGATTTAAATTCTTATTTTATTACGGCTGCTTATCAAACAATTAAATATAAAGCTATCATCAATGTATTTTCCGGTAACGAAATAACTTACCAGTCATGGGCTGGTGTACCGGCTGAAATACTGGATACCAACCGTACCTACAATCCGTATACGTATGAAAATCAAACAGATAATTATATCCAAACGCATTATCAGTGGCATAATATTTTTAATTTAAACACATCTGATGTATTGCGCATCACGTTTAATTACACAAAAGGGAAAGGCTACTATGAACAATATGAAAGCGAGCAGTTATTTAGTGATTATGGGGTTGAGGATGTAATTGTTGGAAGTGATACCATTACATCAACAGATTTAATTACACAAAAATGGCTGGACAGTGATTTCGGTGGTGTTTTTATGCAATATGAAAATCAAGTTGATGATAATAATACCTTGAACTTTGGTGGTGCCTGGTATTTACATGCAGGCGATCATTTTGGAAATGTTATTTGGAGTGAATACGCTTCATCTTTACCACATAATTATGAATGGTATCAAAATGATGCATTAAAACACGATGCAAATGTGTTCGGACAATGGATATATAAAACACGAAAAATAAATGTATTAACAGACCTGCAGTTGCGCGATGTAAACTATCGTTTTTTGGGTTATGATGATGAAGGAATTCCGCTGGAGCAAACAGTGAATTTATTATTTTTTAATCCTAAAGCCGGCATAACATTTTTACACAGCAATTCCTTTGAAACTTACGTATTTGCTGGTGTTTCAGGCAAAGAGCCCAACCGTGACGACTATGTGGAATCATCTTCCCAAAGCAGACCATCACCTGAACATTTATATAATACAGAAATAGGAGAGCGCATTCAATTTAAAGGATGGCAATTCTCGTTAAATTATTACATGATGTATTACAAAAATCAATTGGTATTAACAGGAGAAATTAATGATGTTGGTGCATATACCAGAACAAATATTCCATCCAGTTACAGAACCGGAATTGAAGCTGCTTGGGCAAAAATGTTTTTTACAGATAAATTAACCTGGGAAGCAAATTTTACCTTAAGTAAAAATACCATTGTTGAATACACCGAATATTTAGATAACTGGGACACAGGAGAACAAACACCTATCACCTATAATAATTCTAGTATAGCATTTTCTCCTTCAACAATCGTTTTTAATAAACTCGCATACAATATTTTGGATATTACCGGCGTAAAATATTCCAATCGTATCACATTATCATTTACTTCCAAATATGTGGGTAAACAATATGCTGATAACAGCAACAGTGAAGAAAGAAAACTCGATGCCTATTTATTACATGATGCCGGTTTGCGATATGTTTTTACCCGCAAGCAGGGTTCATCGCTCGCATTTAATTTTAACTTACAAAACGTTACAAATCAATTATATGAGAGCAACGCATGGGTGTACCGTTACATCTATGAAGATACACCGTCACAATTAATGGGCTTTTATCCGCAGGCAGGAATCAACTGGAATGCGGGTTTAACGCTTTCTTTTTAA